In one window of Corynebacterium incognita DNA:
- the corA gene encoding magnesium/cobalt transporter CorA — protein MASIPQKILGRKNPKDNGDNAPRLRVPAERAIDNCRVFIDGAPLPGEYTPSAAIKAVADHGRGFVWVGLNEPDDHQMEKVSSEFGIHELIVEDAVVAHQRPKLERYDDQLFVVARSVNFRDHDEVTDTHDVVSTGEVQMLIGHNFIITVRHRAKYIDLPALLRNEQELSELGPIAAAWKVLDVLVDSYFDIARLLSVEVDEVEEEVFTPDNTLNIDRIYLYKREILEMKHAIDPLAPALKSMVSDNKDLIPKQIRSYLRDVYDHEMTVRDQVSAFDERLTSLIDASVAKVTMQQNSDMRTISAVVGMAAVPTLVAGIYGMNFDHMPELHAEFGYPIALLAMAIAVGAMWWWFRRNNWL, from the coding sequence ATGGCTTCCATCCCGCAGAAGATTCTGGGGCGCAAGAACCCCAAGGACAACGGCGACAACGCCCCGCGGCTCCGCGTCCCCGCCGAGCGCGCAATCGACAACTGCCGGGTCTTCATTGATGGTGCTCCCCTTCCGGGCGAGTACACCCCGTCCGCTGCCATCAAGGCCGTCGCCGATCACGGTCGGGGCTTCGTGTGGGTTGGCCTCAACGAACCGGACGACCACCAAATGGAGAAGGTCTCTTCTGAGTTCGGGATCCACGAGCTGATCGTGGAAGACGCCGTCGTCGCCCACCAGCGCCCCAAACTCGAGCGCTATGACGACCAGCTGTTCGTCGTCGCCCGCTCGGTGAACTTTCGCGACCACGATGAGGTGACTGATACCCACGACGTTGTCTCCACAGGTGAGGTCCAGATGCTCATCGGCCACAACTTCATCATCACTGTGCGCCACCGCGCCAAGTACATCGACCTGCCCGCGCTCCTGCGTAACGAGCAGGAACTCTCCGAACTCGGCCCCATCGCGGCCGCATGGAAGGTGCTCGACGTTCTGGTAGACAGCTATTTCGACATCGCTCGTCTGCTCTCTGTTGAGGTGGACGAGGTCGAGGAAGAAGTCTTCACCCCGGACAATACTCTCAACATCGACCGAATCTACTTGTACAAGCGTGAGATCCTCGAGATGAAGCACGCCATCGATCCGTTGGCGCCTGCCTTGAAATCCATGGTCAGCGACAACAAGGACCTCATCCCGAAACAAATCCGTTCCTACCTGCGCGACGTCTACGACCACGAGATGACGGTGCGGGACCAGGTGTCGGCGTTCGACGAGCGCCTGACGTCGCTTATCGACGCCTCGGTGGCCAAGGTCACCATGCAGCAGAACTCGGATATGCGCACCATCTCCGCGGTCGTCGGCATGGCCGCCGTGCCCACGTTGGTCGCCGGTATCTACGGCATGAACTTCGACCATATGCCGGAGTTGCATGCCGAATTTGGCTACCCCATTGCCCTCCTCGCCATGGCGATCGCGGTGGGAGCCATGTGGTGGTGGTTCCGCCGAAACAATTGGCTGTAA
- a CDS encoding DEAD/DEAH box helicase: MTTFADLGLPRPIVNTLAQQGIIEPFPIQAAALPDALAGKDVLGRGPTGSGKTFTFGLPMLTRLSESGASKPARPRGLVLAPTRELATQIADRLADPAAAVGLRVLSVVGGVNINTQIRSLARPVDVLIATPGRAQDLVNQRKLHLDDVVITALDEADHMADMGFLPQVKKLLDLTPKEGQRLLFSATLDGDIQKLVDRYMDSPVTHSTAAVEASVDTMAHFLVHAGSRENRNELVPFIAARDGKTIMFMRTKHGVDRQTKKLRRVGINAEPLHGDKGQGARTRALEGFSDGSVPVLVATDIAARGIDINDVSLVVHVDPPAEHKAYLHRAGRTARAGTSGTVVTLVMDTQTDEVTKLMRKAKVDAEEISVTDINDSRAMNQLASITGGRTPSGAPLPPPGAPAGGQQKPDTAKNKTVGKDNKGGKPRGGGRRRSSGNSGRAEGGRAQGRGRSGDSSRSSNRGGSTRSGGNRGGRRSGS, encoded by the coding sequence ATGACTACTTTTGCCGATCTCGGCCTCCCCCGCCCCATCGTGAACACCCTGGCCCAGCAAGGCATTATCGAACCTTTTCCCATCCAAGCCGCAGCGCTTCCCGACGCCCTGGCGGGCAAGGACGTCCTGGGCCGCGGCCCCACTGGCTCTGGTAAGACTTTCACCTTCGGCCTGCCGATGCTCACCCGCCTTTCTGAATCCGGCGCCTCGAAGCCCGCGCGCCCGCGCGGTCTAGTGTTGGCTCCCACCCGCGAGCTTGCCACGCAAATCGCAGATCGCCTTGCCGACCCTGCCGCCGCGGTGGGGCTGCGGGTGCTGTCCGTTGTCGGCGGCGTCAACATCAACACTCAGATTCGCTCGCTGGCACGCCCAGTCGACGTCCTCATCGCTACCCCTGGCCGCGCGCAGGACCTGGTGAACCAGCGGAAGCTTCACCTCGACGACGTCGTCATCACCGCGTTGGACGAAGCCGACCACATGGCCGACATGGGCTTCTTGCCACAGGTAAAAAAGCTCTTGGACCTGACCCCCAAAGAAGGACAGCGCCTGCTGTTTTCCGCCACGCTGGACGGCGACATCCAAAAACTTGTCGATCGCTACATGGATTCCCCCGTCACGCATTCCACCGCCGCGGTGGAGGCCTCCGTGGACACCATGGCTCACTTCCTCGTACACGCGGGCTCGCGGGAAAACCGCAATGAGCTCGTTCCCTTCATCGCCGCGCGCGATGGCAAAACCATCATGTTCATGCGCACCAAACACGGCGTGGACCGCCAGACGAAGAAGCTGCGCCGCGTGGGCATTAACGCCGAGCCTCTGCACGGCGACAAGGGCCAAGGCGCCCGAACCCGCGCCCTCGAAGGCTTCTCCGACGGCAGCGTGCCAGTGTTAGTAGCCACGGACATCGCGGCCCGCGGCATCGACATTAACGACGTTTCCCTGGTCGTGCACGTGGATCCTCCCGCCGAACACAAGGCGTACCTGCACCGGGCCGGCCGCACAGCCCGCGCCGGCACCTCCGGAACTGTCGTCACGCTGGTCATGGACACCCAGACCGACGAAGTGACCAAACTCATGCGCAAGGCGAAGGTGGACGCCGAGGAAATCAGCGTCACAGACATCAACGATTCGCGTGCGATGAATCAGCTCGCGTCCATTACCGGCGGACGGACGCCTTCAGGCGCACCGCTTCCCCCACCCGGCGCACCGGCAGGTGGACAGCAGAAACCAGACACCGCTAAAAATAAGACCGTGGGCAAAGACAACAAGGGAGGAAAGCCACGTGGCGGAGGCAGAAGGCGCAGCTCCGGAAACAGCGGACGAGCAGAAGGCGGCCGAGCACAAGGCCGCGGCCGCTCTGGCGATAGCTCACGTAGCAGCAACCGCGGCGGAAGCACCCGGAGTGGCGGCAATCGCGGTGGGCGACGCTCCGGAAGCTAA
- a CDS encoding class I SAM-dependent methyltransferase, whose translation MPTWKEVTAANPQHSHNYAQRWKMMQSQGKDIDGEARLIDAMVPRGAKILDAGCGTGRVGGELAARGHEVVGVDIDPILIEHAQHDFPESTWVVGDLSTDPIPHGGFDIAVSAGNVMGFLDPAGREPALRHIFESLRPGGRFVVGYGAGRGWAFTDFLKLAAKVGFDQQFLSSAWDIQPFAEDSGFLVAVLAKPE comes from the coding sequence ATGCCCACCTGGAAAGAAGTAACAGCAGCGAACCCCCAACACTCCCACAATTACGCCCAGCGTTGGAAGATGATGCAGTCCCAGGGCAAGGATATTGATGGCGAGGCCCGGCTTATCGACGCCATGGTGCCCCGCGGCGCCAAGATCCTCGACGCCGGCTGTGGCACGGGGCGCGTGGGCGGCGAACTGGCCGCGCGCGGCCACGAGGTCGTAGGCGTTGACATCGATCCCATCCTTATTGAGCACGCCCAACACGATTTCCCGGAAAGCACCTGGGTGGTCGGTGATTTGAGCACGGATCCCATTCCGCACGGCGGTTTTGATATCGCGGTGTCCGCGGGCAACGTGATGGGGTTCTTGGATCCCGCGGGCCGGGAACCGGCGCTGCGCCACATCTTCGAATCCCTGCGCCCAGGCGGCCGCTTTGTGGTCGGTTATGGTGCGGGCCGCGGCTGGGCTTTTACGGACTTCCTTAAGCTCGCCGCGAAGGTGGGCTTCGACCAGCAGTTCCTGTCGTCCGCGTGGGATATCCAACCCTTCGCGGAAGACTCAGGATTCCTGGTGGCCGTCCTGGCTAAGCCGGAGTAG
- the gndA gene encoding NADP-dependent phosphogluconate dehydrogenase: protein MTENSSLAQIGVVGLAVMGSNLARNFARNGNTVAVYNRSPERTRALIAEHGEEGNFIPSESIEEFVASLERPRKAIIMVQAGKATDAVIAQLADAMEDGDIIIDGGNALYTDTIRREKEMAERNRHFVGAGISGGEEGALNGPSIMPGGPAESWETLGPLLESIAAEVDGAPCVTHIGPDGAGHFVKMVHNGIEYADMQVIGEAYQLLRFGAGMEPQEIAETFKEWNSGDLDSYLIEITAEVLSQTDPDTGAPLIDVIVDAAGQKGTGRWTAKAALDLGTPVTAIGEAVFARALSSSLDQRAAAQGQLPAGEIADFSALGVDKQDFIEDVRRALYASKLVAYAQGFDEIKAGSAEYGWDIDPRDLATIWRGGCIIRAKFLDRIREAYDANAQLPSLLLDPYFSDELTTLMDSWRRVVIYATQLGQPAPVFASSLSYYDSLRAKRLPAALIQGQRDYFGAHTYKRTDKDGSFHIEWSGDRSQTAM, encoded by the coding sequence ATGACCGAGAATTCTTCGCTTGCACAGATCGGTGTCGTCGGCCTGGCCGTCATGGGTTCCAACTTGGCCCGCAACTTCGCCCGCAACGGCAACACGGTTGCGGTGTACAACCGCAGCCCTGAGCGCACCCGCGCGCTCATCGCAGAGCACGGCGAGGAGGGCAACTTCATCCCGTCAGAGAGCATCGAAGAATTCGTCGCCAGCCTGGAGCGCCCCCGCAAGGCCATCATCATGGTGCAGGCGGGCAAGGCCACTGACGCCGTTATCGCGCAGCTTGCCGACGCCATGGAAGACGGCGACATCATTATCGACGGCGGCAACGCCCTCTACACCGACACCATCCGCCGCGAAAAGGAGATGGCCGAGCGCAACCGCCACTTCGTCGGCGCTGGCATCTCCGGCGGCGAGGAAGGCGCGCTTAACGGTCCGTCCATCATGCCGGGCGGTCCCGCTGAGTCCTGGGAGACCCTGGGCCCGCTGCTGGAATCCATCGCTGCTGAGGTCGATGGCGCTCCCTGCGTGACCCATATCGGCCCGGACGGCGCCGGCCATTTTGTCAAGATGGTGCACAACGGCATCGAATACGCCGACATGCAGGTCATTGGCGAGGCCTACCAGCTGCTCCGCTTTGGCGCGGGCATGGAGCCACAGGAGATCGCGGAAACCTTCAAGGAGTGGAACTCCGGCGACCTGGATTCCTACCTCATCGAAATCACCGCCGAGGTTCTCTCCCAGACCGATCCGGACACCGGCGCCCCGCTTATCGACGTCATCGTGGATGCCGCGGGCCAGAAGGGCACCGGCCGCTGGACCGCTAAGGCGGCTCTGGACCTGGGTACTCCGGTCACCGCCATCGGCGAGGCTGTGTTCGCCCGCGCATTGTCTTCTTCCCTGGACCAACGCGCCGCGGCGCAGGGCCAGCTACCCGCCGGTGAGATCGCCGACTTTTCCGCCCTGGGCGTCGATAAGCAAGACTTCATCGAGGACGTTCGCCGCGCACTGTATGCCTCCAAGCTCGTGGCCTACGCCCAGGGATTTGACGAGATCAAGGCCGGCTCCGCGGAATACGGTTGGGACATCGATCCCCGCGATTTGGCCACCATCTGGCGCGGCGGCTGCATCATTCGCGCGAAGTTCCTCGACCGCATCCGCGAGGCCTACGATGCCAACGCTCAGCTGCCGTCCCTGTTGTTGGACCCGTACTTCTCCGATGAGCTAACCACACTGATGGACTCCTGGCGCCGCGTGGTCATTTACGCCACCCAGCTGGGCCAGCCGGCCCCTGTCTTTGCGTCCTCGCTCTCCTACTACGACTCCCTGCGCGCCAAGCGCCTGCCCGCCGCCCTCATCCAGGGCCAGCGCGACTACTTCGGCGCCCACACCTACAAGCGCACCGACAAGGACGGCTCCTTCCACATTGAGTGGTCTGGCGACCGTTCCCAGACCGCGATGTAG
- a CDS encoding SLC13 family permease, with the protein MARSAAPSVVPTPAPDGKSGHTAPCGIPWSDVAGFLGAFAALIVVLLLPIDSIGWDAQIALAMLAFAVIMWVTEAVSYPVSALLITSLIAILLGVSPDPEKPGEIIGTSASLKVALSGFSSSAVALVAAALILAGAMQATGLHKRIALMVLKVAGEKTSNIVAGAIVIAVILAFFVPSATARAGAVVPILLGMVAAFGLAQESRLGALLVITAAQAVSIWNVGIKTAAAQNLVAIGFIESQMEQSVSWGQWFLWAAPWSVLMSIALYFIMRAVIKPEADSIAGGKELVERQLAELGPMSGAEKRLVAISIVLLGFWATEDILHPISSATITLAAVAIMLLPGIGVFDWKTAQKLVSWGTLIVFAVGISLGSFLLDTGAAEWLSEKTFGVLGLGGLPILATIALVSLFNILIHLGFASATSLASALIPVFIALASTLDLPGGGIGFVIIQQFVISFGFLLPVSAPQNMLAYGTGAFTTKQFLKAGIPLTIVGYLLILLLSATYWKWMGLV; encoded by the coding sequence ATGGCACGTTCCGCCGCCCCTAGCGTTGTACCCACCCCGGCCCCTGATGGCAAGAGTGGCCATACCGCACCATGTGGTATCCCGTGGAGTGACGTTGCTGGTTTCCTCGGCGCCTTTGCCGCGCTGATCGTTGTGTTGCTGCTGCCCATCGATTCCATTGGTTGGGACGCGCAAATCGCCTTGGCGATGCTCGCCTTCGCCGTCATCATGTGGGTCACCGAAGCCGTGAGCTACCCGGTGAGTGCATTGCTTATCACCAGCCTCATTGCCATCTTGCTCGGCGTGTCACCCGACCCGGAGAAGCCGGGTGAAATCATCGGTACCTCCGCGTCGCTCAAGGTCGCGCTGAGCGGCTTCTCATCTTCGGCGGTCGCTCTTGTCGCTGCGGCACTGATCTTGGCGGGCGCGATGCAGGCCACCGGGCTGCACAAGCGTATCGCGCTGATGGTGCTGAAAGTGGCGGGGGAGAAGACCTCCAACATTGTTGCCGGTGCTATTGTCATTGCGGTCATCCTGGCGTTCTTCGTGCCCTCGGCCACCGCCCGCGCCGGTGCTGTGGTCCCCATCCTGCTGGGTATGGTCGCGGCCTTCGGCCTTGCGCAGGAATCTCGCCTCGGTGCGCTCCTTGTCATCACGGCGGCTCAGGCAGTGTCGATTTGGAACGTCGGTATCAAGACCGCCGCGGCGCAGAACCTCGTGGCCATCGGTTTCATCGAGTCCCAGATGGAGCAGTCGGTCTCGTGGGGACAATGGTTCCTGTGGGCAGCTCCATGGTCGGTCCTGATGTCCATCGCGTTGTATTTCATCATGCGTGCGGTCATCAAACCAGAGGCAGACTCCATTGCTGGAGGCAAGGAGCTGGTCGAGCGACAGTTGGCTGAACTGGGGCCGATGTCCGGCGCAGAGAAGCGCCTCGTGGCCATCTCTATCGTGCTGCTGGGATTCTGGGCAACGGAAGACATCCTGCACCCGATTTCCTCCGCCACCATCACCTTGGCAGCTGTGGCCATCATGTTGCTCCCGGGAATCGGCGTCTTTGACTGGAAGACCGCGCAGAAACTCGTGAGCTGGGGAACCCTTATTGTCTTCGCCGTGGGCATCTCCCTGGGCAGTTTCCTGCTAGATACCGGTGCCGCGGAGTGGTTGTCTGAAAAGACCTTTGGTGTCCTCGGCCTTGGCGGGCTCCCGATCCTGGCCACCATCGCGCTGGTGTCGCTGTTCAACATCCTCATCCACCTGGGCTTCGCCTCGGCGACGTCGCTGGCCTCCGCGCTCATCCCCGTCTTTATCGCGCTGGCCTCCACCCTTGATCTGCCCGGCGGCGGTATTGGATTTGTGATCATTCAGCAGTTCGTCATCAGCTTCGGCTTCCTGCTCCCGGTCTCCGCCCCGCAGAACATGCTGGCCTACGGCACCGGAGCTTTCACCACCAAGCAGTTCCTCAAGGCCGGTATCCCGCTCACCATCGTGGGCTACCTCCTCATCCTCCTGCTGTCCGCGACCTACTGGAAGTGGATGGGCCTGGTGTAA